A genomic window from Streptomyces sp. WMMC940 includes:
- a CDS encoding ABC transporter ATP-binding protein, whose protein sequence is MSDVLELVDVSVVRDGRALVDDVSWSVKEGERWVILGPNGAGKTTLLNIASSYLFPTTGTATVLGDRLGGVDVFELRPRIGMAGIAMAEKLPKRQTVLQTVLTAAYGMTATWHEDYDAVDEQRARAFLDRLGMSEYLERKFGTLSEGERKRTLIARAMMTDPELLLLDEPAAGLDLGGREDLVRRLGRLARDPYAPSMIMVTHHVEEIAPGFTHVLMIRQGKVLAAGPMETELTSRNLSLCFGLPLVVERNGERWTAQGLPLA, encoded by the coding sequence ATGAGCGATGTACTGGAGCTGGTGGACGTATCCGTGGTCCGCGACGGACGTGCTCTGGTGGACGACGTCTCCTGGTCGGTCAAGGAGGGCGAGCGCTGGGTGATCCTCGGCCCGAACGGTGCCGGCAAGACCACCCTCCTCAACATCGCCTCCAGCTATCTGTTCCCCACCACCGGCACGGCCACCGTCCTCGGCGACCGGCTCGGCGGGGTCGACGTCTTCGAGCTCCGCCCCCGCATCGGCATGGCCGGCATCGCCATGGCCGAGAAGCTGCCCAAGCGCCAGACGGTCCTGCAGACCGTGCTCACCGCCGCGTACGGCATGACCGCCACCTGGCACGAGGACTACGACGCCGTCGACGAGCAGCGCGCCCGCGCCTTCCTCGACCGCCTCGGCATGTCCGAGTACCTGGAGCGCAAGTTCGGCACCCTCTCCGAGGGCGAGCGCAAGCGCACCCTCATCGCCCGCGCGATGATGACCGACCCCGAACTGCTCCTCCTCGACGAGCCCGCCGCCGGCCTCGACCTCGGCGGCCGCGAGGACCTGGTGCGCCGCCTCGGCCGGCTCGCCCGCGACCCGTACGCACCCTCCATGATCATGGTGACCCACCATGTCGAGGAGATCGCGCCCGGCTTCACCCACGTCCTGATGATCCGTCAGGGCAAGGTGCTCGCCGCGGGCCCGATGGAGACCGAGCTCACCTCCCGCAACCTCTCCCTCTGCTTCGGTCTCCCGCTCGTCGTCGAGCGCAACGGCGAGCGCTGGACGGCCCAGGGCCTGCCGCTCGCCTGA
- a CDS encoding NfeD family protein, translating into MDIDAWVWWLVAAVGLGIPLVITAMPELGMLSVGAVAGAVTAGLGFGVVAQVVVFAAVSVALIAVVRPIAARQGAQRPQLATGIDALRGRQAVVLERVDGDGGRIKLAGEIWSARALDASRVFEPGEQVDVAEIDGATAVVM; encoded by the coding sequence GTGGACATCGACGCATGGGTGTGGTGGCTCGTCGCAGCGGTCGGCCTGGGAATCCCCCTCGTGATCACCGCCATGCCCGAACTCGGCATGCTCTCCGTCGGCGCGGTCGCCGGAGCCGTCACCGCGGGCCTCGGATTCGGGGTGGTCGCGCAAGTGGTGGTGTTCGCCGCCGTATCGGTCGCGCTCATCGCCGTCGTACGCCCCATCGCGGCGCGTCAGGGCGCCCAGCGACCCCAACTCGCCACCGGAATCGACGCCCTGAGGGGCCGTCAGGCCGTCGTGCTGGAACGGGTCGACGGTGACGGCGGCCGCATCAAGCTCGCCGGCGAGATCTGGTCGGCCCGGGCCCTCGACGCCTCCCGGGTCTTCGAACCGGGGGAGCAGGTGGACGTGGCCGAGATCGACGGTGCGACGGCCGTGGTGATGTGA
- a CDS encoding SPFH domain-containing protein translates to MPSIIIVLVILVVLVFIALIKTIQVIPQASAAIVERFGRYTRTLNAGLNIVVPFIDSIRNRIDLREQVVPFPPQPVITQDNLVVNIDTVIYYQVTDARAATYEVASYIQAIEQLTVTTLRNIIGGMDLERTLTSREEINAALRGVLDEATGKWGIRVNRVELKAIEPPTSIQDSMEKQMRADRDKRAAILTAEGIRQSQILTAEGEKQSAILRAEGEAKAAALRAEGEAQAIRTVFESIHAGDPDQKLLSYQYLQMLPKIAEGDANKLWIVPSEIGDALKGLSGAIGSFGGPLSGNGGNNAGNSGIPHQSGGTERREQPPID, encoded by the coding sequence ATGCCATCGATCATCATCGTTCTGGTCATTCTGGTGGTGCTGGTCTTCATCGCCCTGATCAAGACGATCCAGGTCATCCCGCAGGCAAGTGCCGCCATCGTCGAGCGGTTCGGCCGCTACACGCGCACGCTCAACGCCGGGCTGAACATCGTCGTCCCGTTCATCGACTCGATCCGCAACCGGATCGACCTCCGTGAACAGGTCGTCCCGTTCCCGCCCCAGCCGGTGATCACCCAGGACAACCTGGTCGTCAACATCGACACCGTCATCTACTACCAGGTGACCGACGCCCGCGCCGCGACCTACGAAGTGGCCAGCTACATCCAGGCGATCGAGCAGCTCACCGTCACCACCCTGCGCAACATCATCGGCGGCATGGACCTCGAGCGCACCCTCACCTCCCGCGAGGAGATCAACGCCGCCCTCCGCGGCGTCCTCGACGAGGCCACCGGCAAATGGGGCATCCGCGTCAACCGCGTCGAGCTCAAGGCCATCGAGCCCCCGACCTCCATCCAGGACTCGATGGAGAAGCAGATGCGCGCCGACCGTGACAAGCGCGCCGCGATCCTCACCGCCGAGGGCATCCGCCAGTCCCAGATCCTCACCGCCGAGGGAGAGAAGCAGTCCGCCATCCTCCGCGCCGAGGGCGAGGCCAAGGCCGCGGCTCTGCGGGCCGAGGGCGAGGCCCAGGCGATCCGCACGGTCTTCGAGTCCATCCACGCCGGCGACCCCGACCAGAAGCTGCTCTCGTACCAGTACCTCCAGATGCTCCCGAAGATCGCCGAGGGCGACGCCAACAAGCTCTGGATCGTGCCCAGCGAGATCGGCGACGCGCTCAAGGGCCTCTCCGGCGCCATCGGCAGCTTCGGGGGACCCCTGTCCGGCAACGGCGGGAACAACGCGGGGAACTCCGGGATCCCTCACCAGAGCGGCGGCACGGAACGACGCGAGCAGCCCCCGATCGACTGA
- a CDS encoding sulfite exporter TauE/SafE family protein gives MALSVWEVVAVFVAGTAAGTINTIVGSGTLITFPVLLATGLPPVTATVSNALGLIPGSISGAIGYRAELTGQKRRIARLGLAALTGGLSGAMLLLLLPPRAFETIVPVLVALALVLVVLQPRISAAVQRRRERRGTGAPHPDGGPLLFTALMLASVYGGYFTAAQGIIYLSVMGMLLDDSLQRLNAAKNVLAAIVNTVAALFFLFVAHFDWTAVLLIAVGSAIGGQIGARIGRRLSPVVLRTFIVLVGSAAIVQLVLR, from the coding sequence ATGGCCTTGTCCGTCTGGGAAGTGGTCGCGGTCTTCGTGGCCGGCACGGCAGCGGGCACGATCAACACGATCGTCGGCTCGGGAACCCTCATCACCTTCCCGGTCCTGCTGGCCACCGGACTCCCGCCCGTCACCGCGACCGTCTCGAACGCCCTCGGTCTGATACCGGGGTCCATCAGCGGAGCCATCGGCTACCGCGCCGAACTCACCGGCCAGAAGCGCCGCATCGCCCGTCTCGGCCTCGCCGCCCTCACCGGCGGCCTCTCCGGCGCGATGCTCCTGCTCCTGCTGCCGCCGAGGGCCTTCGAGACCATCGTCCCGGTCCTCGTGGCGCTCGCCCTCGTCCTCGTCGTCCTCCAGCCCAGGATCTCCGCCGCGGTCCAGCGCCGCCGCGAACGCCGCGGCACCGGCGCACCGCACCCCGACGGAGGACCGCTCCTCTTCACCGCCCTGATGCTCGCCAGCGTCTACGGCGGTTACTTCACCGCGGCCCAGGGGATCATCTACCTCTCCGTCATGGGCATGCTGCTCGACGACAGCCTGCAGCGGCTCAACGCCGCGAAGAACGTGCTCGCGGCGATCGTCAACACCGTGGCCGCGCTGTTCTTCCTCTTCGTCGCCCACTTCGACTGGACCGCCGTCCTGCTCATCGCGGTCGGCTCCGCCATCGGCGGCCAGATCGGCGCCAGGATCGGCCGCAGGCTCTCACCCGTGGTGCTGCGGACCTTCATCGTGCTCGTGGGGTCGGCCGCCATCGTCCAGCTCGTCCTGCGGTGA
- a CDS encoding HNH endonuclease — translation MRDTLVLNASFEPLSTVTLNRAVVLVLQDKAVVEQAHPALRVRAAAVELPVPRVIRLCRYVRVPFRRQAPWSRRGVLVRDQHRCAYCGRRATTVDHVVPRSQGGADSWLNTVASCAEDNHRKADRTPEQAGMPLLHEPFVPTPADAMLLALRAGERSSLPEWLGRHGGGYAGEQPAVRSAA, via the coding sequence ATGCGCGACACGCTGGTACTGAATGCGAGCTTCGAGCCGCTTTCGACGGTGACGCTCAACCGTGCGGTGGTGCTGGTGCTGCAGGACAAGGCCGTGGTCGAGCAGGCCCACCCCGCGCTCCGTGTGCGTGCGGCCGCGGTGGAACTACCGGTGCCGCGGGTGATCAGGCTCTGCAGATACGTACGGGTGCCGTTCCGAAGACAGGCGCCGTGGTCGAGACGGGGTGTGCTGGTGCGGGACCAGCACCGGTGCGCCTACTGCGGGAGACGGGCGACGACCGTGGACCACGTGGTGCCGCGGTCGCAGGGTGGTGCGGACAGCTGGCTGAACACGGTCGCGTCGTGCGCGGAGGACAATCACCGCAAGGCGGACCGTACTCCGGAGCAGGCCGGGATGCCGCTGCTGCACGAGCCGTTCGTGCCGACCCCGGCGGACGCGATGCTGCTCGCGCTGCGGGCGGGTGAGCGGTCGTCGCTGCCGGAGTGGCTCGGGCGGCACGGCGGCGGGTACGCGGGTGAGCAGCCCGCGGTGCGTTCGGCGGCCTGA
- a CDS encoding YbhB/YbcL family Raf kinase inhibitor-like protein, with translation MSEAKRAPLPHDFHPQVPSFTVTSTDVEDGGVLRDAQVHSAGNTSPQLRWEGFPAGTKSFAVTCFDPDAPTGSGFWHWVLFDIPASVTELPTGAGGGKFEGLPEGALHVRNDYGTKDFGGAAPPPGDGPHRYVFTVYAVDSEKLGPGDDVSPAVVGFNLRFHTLARAQLIGEYENRG, from the coding sequence GTGTCCGAGGCGAAGAGGGCTCCGCTGCCTCATGACTTCCACCCGCAGGTGCCGTCGTTCACCGTGACGAGTACCGACGTCGAGGACGGCGGCGTCCTGCGTGACGCCCAGGTCCACTCGGCGGGCAACACGTCCCCGCAGCTGCGGTGGGAGGGCTTCCCCGCGGGGACGAAGAGCTTCGCCGTGACGTGCTTCGATCCCGACGCCCCGACGGGCAGCGGGTTCTGGCACTGGGTGCTGTTCGACATCCCGGCGTCGGTGACCGAGCTGCCGACCGGTGCGGGCGGCGGGAAGTTCGAGGGTCTGCCCGAGGGCGCCCTGCACGTCCGCAACGACTACGGGACGAAGGACTTCGGCGGCGCCGCGCCGCCGCCCGGTGACGGTCCGCACCGCTATGTGTTCACCGTGTACGCGGTGGACTCCGAGAAGCTGGGCCCGGGTGACGATGTGTCTCCCGCCGTCGTGGGCTTCAATCTGCGGTTCCACACGCTGGCGCGGGCTCAGCTGATCGGCGAGTACGAGAACCGCGGCTAG
- a CDS encoding sporulation protein, with protein MGFKKLLASLGAGGASVETVLTEDNVVPGGVVQGEVRIQGGSVNQQIEGLSVGLQARVEVEGGDQEVKQDVEFVKQRLGGAFEVQAGAVHVVPFGLEIPWETPVTTIAGQRLRGMDIGVTTELEIARAVDSGDLDPINVHPLPAQQAVLDAFIQLGFRFKSADMERGHIRGTRQRLPFYQEIEFFAPQQYRGLNQVEVTFVADDREMDVVLEMDKKPGLFSEGSDSYRAFTVDLHDFQRTDYAAYLNQWLAEVGGRRNWL; from the coding sequence ATGGGCTTCAAGAAGCTGCTCGCGAGCCTGGGGGCCGGCGGGGCGTCGGTCGAGACGGTGCTCACCGAGGACAACGTCGTGCCGGGCGGAGTCGTCCAGGGCGAGGTGCGCATCCAGGGCGGTTCGGTCAACCAGCAGATCGAGGGGCTGTCCGTCGGGTTGCAGGCGCGGGTCGAGGTCGAGGGCGGCGACCAGGAGGTCAAGCAGGACGTCGAGTTCGTCAAGCAGCGGCTCGGGGGCGCCTTCGAGGTACAGGCCGGTGCGGTGCACGTGGTGCCGTTCGGGCTGGAGATCCCCTGGGAGACCCCGGTCACGACGATCGCCGGACAGCGGCTGCGCGGCATGGACATCGGTGTGACGACGGAGCTGGAGATCGCCCGCGCCGTGGACTCGGGCGATCTGGACCCGATCAACGTGCACCCGCTGCCGGCGCAGCAGGCGGTCCTGGACGCGTTCATCCAGCTGGGCTTCCGTTTCAAGAGCGCGGACATGGAGCGCGGGCACATCCGCGGCACGCGCCAGCGGCTGCCCTTCTACCAGGAGATCGAGTTCTTCGCGCCGCAGCAGTACCGGGGGCTGAACCAGGTCGAGGTCACGTTCGTCGCCGACGACCGCGAGATGGACGTGGTCCTGGAGATGGACAAGAAGCCGGGGCTGTTCAGCGAGGGCAGTGACTCGTACCGGGCGTTCACGGTGGACCTGCACGACTTCCAGCGGACGGACTACGCCGCATACCTCAACCAGTGGCTCGCTGAGGTCGGCGGCCGTCGTAACTGGCTGTAG
- a CDS encoding DNA-3-methyladenine glycosylase, with translation MNIDLLSRPAEEVAPELLGSVLTCKTPEGTVGIAITETEAYSGTADPASHAYRGLTPRNAVMFGPAGRLYVYRSHGLHWCANVVTGTDGIASAVLIRAGRVIEGEDLARKRRGAKVESLRLARGPGNFCQALGITAGHNGVDLLTGASVVLSEGEPVPAALVRVGPRVGVSRAHDWQHRFYLAGEPTVSAYRLSPRAKPSAGA, from the coding sequence ATGAACATCGATCTCCTCTCCCGTCCTGCCGAAGAGGTCGCCCCCGAGCTGCTCGGGAGTGTCCTGACCTGCAAGACCCCCGAGGGGACGGTGGGCATCGCCATCACGGAGACCGAGGCGTACTCCGGAACAGCCGACCCGGCCTCCCACGCCTACCGGGGCCTGACGCCCCGTAACGCCGTCATGTTCGGACCCGCAGGACGCCTCTACGTCTACCGGTCCCACGGCCTCCACTGGTGCGCCAACGTCGTCACCGGGACGGACGGCATCGCGTCGGCCGTCCTCATCCGCGCGGGCAGGGTCATCGAGGGGGAAGACCTGGCGCGCAAGCGGCGAGGAGCGAAGGTCGAGAGCCTCCGCCTCGCGCGGGGTCCGGGGAACTTCTGCCAGGCGCTCGGCATCACGGCAGGGCACAACGGCGTGGACCTGCTGACGGGTGCCTCGGTCGTGCTGTCCGAGGGCGAGCCGGTGCCCGCTGCACTCGTCAGGGTCGGCCCTCGGGTGGGCGTGAGCAGAGCCCACGACTGGCAGCATCGCTTCTACCTCGCCGGTGAACCGACCGTCTCGGCGTACCGACTGAGCCCGAGAGCCAAGCCGTCCGCCGGAGCCTGA
- a CDS encoding DNA-3-methyladenine glycosylase, translating into MRGPEGTANGALLRAGEILASEELAFERRLSARNSQELAKGPAGDGPRHRPAPRLRGRLLRRGRPLTLLLGTPPVRDQARNGRAPATAGTERLPWRYWIDGGPTASPYRPHSPRSGTT; encoded by the coding sequence GTGCGTGGTCCCGAGGGCACGGCGAACGGAGCCCTCCTCCGCGCCGGCGAGATCCTCGCGAGCGAGGAACTCGCCTTCGAACGCCGACTCTCGGCCCGCAACAGCCAGGAACTGGCCAAAGGGCCGGCCGGCGACGGCCCTCGGCATCGCCCCGCCCCCCGACTGCGCGGACGTCTGCTCCGGCGCGGACGGCCGCTCACCCTCCTTCTCGGTACCCCACCCGTCCGCGACCAGGCACGGAACGGCCGCGCACCGGCGACGGCGGGGACGGAGCGACTCCCCTGGCGCTACTGGATCGACGGCGGCCCCACAGCGAGTCCGTACCGGCCCCACTCGCCACGCAGTGGGACGACTTGA
- a CDS encoding DUF1015 domain-containing protein, translating to MVPFRGLRYVPERVGSLAAVTSPPYDVVVRPDGLHHLESADPYNIVRLILPQAATATERHEQAAETLDRWVAEGVLAPDPQPALYVYEQHRGVILQRGIIGALTLSAPEEGVVLPHEDVMPHVVADRTALMRTTGANLEPLLLTYRSEGPANGASAVIERVIHEEPLLSTTTEDGFSHRLWSVTDAGDLADIASDLACQQALIADGHHRWATYLRLRDEQAAPGAWSYGLVLLIDTARYPLQVRAIHRLLNRLPVGDALAAVDGLFRVREIEGRLSHALGALAEAVGEGNAFVLAGDGSFHLIDRPDPALLERTVPADRPDAWRRLDATVLHATLLERIWNIPDSPEEITYIHDTEAAVIQAERRGGTAVLMHPVREEVVRDLARQGVTMPRKSTSFGPKPATGLVLRSLSLD from the coding sequence ATGGTCCCGTTCCGTGGACTGCGATACGTCCCCGAGCGGGTCGGCAGTCTTGCCGCGGTCACCTCGCCCCCCTACGACGTCGTCGTACGGCCCGACGGGCTGCACCACCTCGAGTCCGCGGACCCGTACAACATCGTCCGGCTGATCCTCCCCCAGGCGGCGACCGCCACCGAACGCCACGAGCAGGCGGCCGAGACCCTCGACCGCTGGGTCGCCGAGGGCGTCCTGGCCCCCGACCCGCAGCCCGCGCTGTACGTCTACGAACAGCACAGGGGCGTCATCCTTCAGCGCGGCATCATCGGGGCGCTGACGCTGTCCGCCCCGGAGGAGGGCGTCGTCCTCCCCCACGAGGACGTGATGCCGCACGTGGTGGCCGACCGCACGGCCCTGATGCGCACCACCGGCGCCAATCTCGAACCCCTGCTGCTCACCTACCGCAGCGAGGGGCCCGCGAACGGGGCGAGCGCCGTCATCGAGCGCGTCATCCACGAAGAACCCCTGCTGTCGACGACGACCGAGGACGGCTTCAGCCACCGCCTCTGGTCGGTCACCGACGCCGGGGACCTCGCGGACATCGCATCCGACCTCGCCTGCCAGCAGGCCCTCATCGCCGACGGCCACCACCGCTGGGCGACCTACCTCCGGCTGCGCGACGAGCAGGCCGCGCCCGGCGCCTGGAGCTACGGCCTGGTGCTGCTCATCGACACCGCCCGCTATCCCCTGCAGGTACGCGCCATCCACCGGCTGCTCAACCGACTGCCGGTCGGGGACGCGCTCGCGGCCGTCGACGGCCTCTTCCGCGTCCGCGAGATCGAAGGGCGGCTGTCGCACGCGCTCGGCGCCCTGGCGGAGGCCGTCGGCGAGGGCAACGCGTTCGTCCTCGCCGGGGACGGCAGCTTCCATCTGATCGACCGCCCCGACCCGGCGCTCCTGGAGCGCACGGTACCGGCCGACCGGCCGGACGCCTGGCGCCGGCTCGACGCGACCGTCCTCCACGCCACCCTGCTGGAGCGGATCTGGAACATCCCGGACTCGCCCGAGGAGATCACCTACATCCACGACACCGAGGCGGCGGTCATCCAGGCCGAACGCCGGGGAGGTACGGCCGTCCTCATGCATCCGGTGCGCGAGGAGGTCGTACGGGACCTGGCCCGGCAGGGCGTCACGATGCCCCGCAAGTCGACGTCCTTCGGCCCGAAACCGGCGACGGGCCTGGTGCTGCGCAGCCTGAGCCTGGACTGA
- a CDS encoding HAD-IIA family hydrolase, translating into MGEQGRTRPGGSARALNEVYDTALLDLDGVVYAGGEAVAHAVESLETARAGGMHLAYVTNNALRTPDAVARHLTELGVPAEAGDVITSAQAVARLIAEQVPAGSRVLVIGGEGLRVALRERGLEPVDSADDDPAAVVQGYGGPELAWGRLAEASYAVARGVPWFASNTDLTIPSARGIAPGNGAAVEVVRIATGGVPQVAGKPLPPMHRETILRTGAERPLVVGDRLDTDIEGAFNGGVDSLLVLTGVTDPAQLLRAEPRHRPTYVDADLRGLLTGQPEVEPASSGDGLVCGGWTASVRDGALVIEGDGQQLDGLRALCAAAWTHAADGAGSPEAGKALARLGW; encoded by the coding sequence ATGGGCGAGCAGGGCAGGACCAGGCCGGGCGGCAGCGCGCGGGCGCTGAACGAGGTGTACGACACGGCTCTGCTCGATCTCGACGGAGTGGTGTACGCCGGCGGGGAGGCGGTTGCGCACGCGGTGGAGTCGCTGGAGACCGCGCGTGCCGGCGGGATGCATCTGGCGTACGTCACGAACAACGCCCTGCGGACGCCGGACGCGGTGGCCCGGCATCTCACCGAGTTGGGCGTGCCTGCGGAGGCGGGGGACGTCATCACCTCGGCGCAGGCCGTGGCCCGGCTGATCGCCGAGCAGGTCCCGGCGGGTTCCCGGGTGCTCGTCATCGGTGGCGAGGGGCTGCGGGTGGCGCTGCGCGAGCGCGGTCTGGAGCCGGTGGACTCGGCCGACGACGATCCGGCCGCCGTGGTCCAGGGGTACGGCGGGCCCGAGCTGGCGTGGGGGAGGCTCGCGGAGGCGTCGTACGCGGTAGCACGCGGGGTGCCGTGGTTCGCCTCCAACACGGACCTGACGATCCCGAGTGCCCGCGGGATCGCGCCGGGGAACGGCGCGGCGGTCGAGGTCGTCCGGATCGCGACCGGTGGTGTGCCGCAGGTCGCGGGGAAGCCGCTGCCCCCGATGCACCGGGAGACGATCCTGCGGACGGGCGCCGAACGGCCGCTGGTGGTGGGCGACCGTCTCGACACCGACATCGAGGGCGCGTTCAACGGAGGGGTGGACTCGCTGCTCGTGCTGACCGGGGTGACGGACCCGGCGCAGCTGCTGCGGGCGGAGCCGAGGCACCGTCCGACCTACGTCGACGCGGACCTGCGGGGGCTGCTCACCGGACAGCCCGAGGTGGAGCCCGCCTCATCGGGGGACGGTCTCGTCTGCGGCGGCTGGACGGCCTCCGTGCGGGACGGCGCGCTCGTGATCGAGGGGGACGGCCAACAGCTGGACGGACTGAGGGCGTTGTGCGCCGCGGCGTGGACGCACGCGGCGGACGGGGCCGGGTCCCCGGAGGCGGGGAAGGCGCTCGCCCGGCTCGGCTGGTGA
- a CDS encoding FecCD family ABC transporter permease gives MVDSPPEQSAARTAAPAAPEPRKRHALRAAGLLLAVGVLLLVCVASIATGAKAVPVADVWHGLFQNSGTGNDVVIRDVRVPRTVLGLLVGVALGLAGAVMQALTRNPLAEPGLLGVNAGAAAAVVTAISFLGVTSITEYVWFAFLGAGVVSVVVYVLGGSRGATPVRLALAGTAATAALFGYVNAVQLLDSAALDRLRFWTVGSLASADPATIGKVAPFIGAGVVLALLIARPLNALEMGDDTARALGAHLTRTRVLAMVAVTLLCGAATAACGPIVFIGLMVPHLVRAITGPDMRWILPYAAVLSPVLLLGSDVVGRVVARPSELQVGVVTAFIGGPVFIHLVRRRRMAQL, from the coding sequence TTGGTCGACAGTCCCCCCGAACAGAGCGCGGCCCGGACGGCCGCGCCAGCCGCGCCCGAACCGCGCAAGCGCCACGCGCTGCGCGCGGCCGGCCTGCTGCTCGCCGTCGGTGTCCTGCTGCTGGTCTGTGTCGCGAGCATCGCGACAGGTGCCAAGGCGGTACCGGTCGCCGATGTGTGGCACGGGCTCTTCCAGAACTCCGGCACGGGCAACGACGTGGTGATCCGCGACGTCCGGGTGCCGCGCACCGTGCTCGGCCTGCTGGTGGGCGTCGCCCTGGGTCTCGCCGGCGCGGTGATGCAGGCGCTGACCCGCAACCCTCTCGCCGAGCCCGGTCTGCTCGGGGTCAACGCGGGCGCGGCCGCCGCGGTCGTCACCGCCATCAGCTTCCTCGGGGTCACCTCGATCACCGAGTACGTGTGGTTCGCCTTCCTCGGCGCCGGCGTGGTCTCGGTGGTCGTGTACGTGCTCGGCGGCAGCCGCGGCGCCACGCCGGTACGGCTCGCCCTCGCCGGTACGGCCGCCACGGCCGCGCTGTTCGGCTACGTCAACGCCGTACAACTGCTGGACTCCGCGGCCCTGGACCGGCTGCGCTTCTGGACCGTCGGCTCGCTCGCCTCGGCCGACCCCGCGACGATCGGGAAGGTGGCGCCCTTCATCGGCGCCGGGGTGGTGCTGGCCCTGCTGATCGCGCGGCCTCTCAACGCACTGGAGATGGGCGACGACACCGCCCGTGCGCTGGGTGCCCATCTGACCCGGACCAGGGTGCTCGCCATGGTCGCGGTGACCCTGCTGTGCGGGGCGGCGACCGCCGCCTGCGGGCCCATCGTCTTCATCGGGCTGATGGTCCCTCATCTCGTCCGGGCCATCACCGGCCCCGACATGCGATGGATCCTGCCGTACGCCGCGGTGCTGTCGCCCGTGCTGCTGCTCGGGTCGGACGTCGTGGGCCGGGTGGTCGCCCGTCCCTCGGAGCTGCAGGTCGGCGTCGTCACCGCGTTCATCGGCGGACCCGTGTTCATCCATCTCGTACGGCGCAGGAGGATGGCGCAGCTGTGA
- a CDS encoding FecCD family ABC transporter permease, which produces MKAVKAIRTPGGLSVRVDPRAALVVLLLLAAALAVAVVLVGSGDFPMTPGEVVATLLGDGTPAQEFIIRDVRLPRVLVALLVGAALAVGGALFQSISRNPLGSPDVLGFGQGSTVGALTVIVLFKGDAFATAGGAIVGGLVTGAVVYLLAWKRGVHGYRLVLIGIGIAAMLTGAIHYLITKANLVDATRAVVWMTGSLDGRDWSQFWPLLAVCAVLVPLSLAYGRPLRMLEMGDDAAYALGIRVERTRAVLMGSAVLLTAVATAAAGPIVFVALSAPQLARRLTRSPGPNVAASAVMGAALLVVADWVATSAFGDRQLPVGVVTGVLGGVYLLWLLVTERKAGRM; this is translated from the coding sequence GTGAAGGCCGTGAAGGCGATACGCACCCCGGGCGGGCTGTCCGTACGCGTGGACCCGAGGGCGGCCCTCGTCGTCCTGCTGCTCCTGGCCGCCGCGCTGGCCGTAGCGGTCGTGCTCGTCGGCAGCGGCGACTTCCCGATGACGCCCGGCGAGGTCGTCGCCACCCTGCTGGGCGACGGCACGCCCGCACAGGAGTTCATCATCCGGGACGTGCGGCTGCCGCGGGTCCTGGTGGCGCTGCTGGTCGGCGCGGCGCTCGCGGTCGGCGGGGCGCTCTTCCAGTCCATCTCGCGCAATCCGCTGGGCAGTCCGGACGTGCTCGGGTTCGGCCAGGGGTCGACCGTCGGCGCGCTGACGGTGATCGTGCTGTTCAAGGGCGACGCCTTCGCCACCGCGGGCGGCGCGATCGTCGGCGGGCTGGTGACCGGCGCCGTCGTCTACCTCCTCGCCTGGAAGCGGGGTGTCCACGGCTACCGGCTCGTGTTGATCGGCATCGGTATCGCCGCGATGCTCACCGGCGCCATCCACTACCTCATCACCAAGGCCAACCTCGTCGACGCCACCCGCGCCGTCGTGTGGATGACGGGCTCGCTCGACGGCCGCGACTGGAGCCAGTTCTGGCCGCTGCTCGCCGTCTGCGCGGTGCTCGTGCCGCTGTCGCTGGCGTACGGGCGTCCCCTGCGGATGCTGGAGATGGGTGACGACGCGGCGTACGCGCTCGGGATCCGCGTGGAACGGACCCGGGCCGTGCTCATGGGCTCCGCGGTGCTGCTCACCGCGGTCGCCACGGCGGCGGCCGGTCCGATCGTCTTCGTCGCGCTGAGCGCCCCGCAGCTCGCACGCCGGCTGACGCGCTCGCCCGGTCCGAACGTCGCTGCGAGCGCGGTGATGGGCGCCGCCCTGCTGGTCGTCGCCGACTGGGTCGCCACCTCGGCGTTCGGCGACCGTCAACTCCCGGTCGGTGTCGTCACCGGGGTGCTCGGCGGCGTCTACCTGCTCTGGCTGCTCGTCACCGAGCGCAAGGCGGGCCGGATGTGA